The following DNA comes from Myxococcales bacterium.
CTCCCCCCGCGCTTCACGATCACCCACGCCCTCACGGCGGGTCTGACCACGATCGAGCGCGCGAGAGGGTTCCTCGAGGCCGCCACGCTGTCCGATGAGTGGGTCCGGCGCATGAGCCAGCGCGCCCTGCTGCTCGAAGCCCACCACACCACGCATATCGAGGGCACGCAGCTCACCATCGAGCAAGCCGAACGCCTGTGGGCCGGCCAGACCGTGGCCGAAGCCCCCGCCGACGACGCGCGCGAGTTTCTGAACTACCGCAACGCCTTCAACCTCGTCTCCGAATACCTGCAAAGCGGCGAGGCCATCACAGAAGGCCTCGTGCGCGAGATCCACAAGTGCCTGGTGGAAGGCGTGCGTGGCGGTGAAGGCGGCCCCGGCGTCTATCGCAACGTCCAGAACTACGTCGTCAGCAGCCAGACCCGCGCCGTCATCTACACCCCGCCCCCGCCCGCCGACGTGCCCCCGCTGATGCAGGAGCTGATCGCCTGGCTGCGCACCGATACGCCCATTCACCCCGTAATGGTGGCCGGCATCGCCCAGTTCCAGCTCGTACACATTCACCCCTTCCTCGACGGCAACGGCCGCACCTCGCGCCTGCTGTCCACCCTGTGCCTTTACCGCACCGGCTACGACTTCAAGCGCCTGTTCACCCTCAGCGAGTTCTACGACCGCGACCGCACCCGGTTTTACCGCGCCCTTCAGGCCGTGCGCGAAAATGACATGGACCTCACCGGCTGGCTCGAGTTCTTCGTCGAAGGCCTCGCCACCCAGCTCGCCGAGGTCAAGCTGCGCGGCGAGTTCGCCATTCGCCGCGACGTTTTGGTGAACGCCCACCGCCTGAACCCCCGCCAGGCCCAGGCCGTCGAGCACGTGCTCGAACACGGCCGCATCGACATTCGCACTTTCGAGGCCTTGTGCCCCGAATCCCCCCGGCGCACCCTCCAGCGGGACCTTGCCCAGATGGAGGCGATGGGGCTGCTCACGCGAGAAGGCGGCACCAACAAAGCCGCCTATACGCCGTCCGGAAAGTGGTGAGAGAGGCGCGTCGCGCCAAACTCGCGCCAAACTCGCGCCAAAACTTGCGCCACAAATTGCGCAAAGCGGTTACCATGGGAGACGTGTTCGGTTTCCTGCAGGCCGAATGGCCCGAAATTCACGAGGCCGCCCAGAAGGCCGCCGACGCCGCGTTCCCGGAACCTCGCACCGCCTGCTTCTACGCCCGCCGCGCCCTCGAACTGGCCGTGATGTGGGCCTACCGCCACGACCGCAGCCTCAGCCCCATCGCCCCGTCGAACGCCACTACCAAACCCGCGCCGTTCGCCGCGTAGCCGAAGCCTTCGAGCGCGACAACGAACGCTGTTGGCGATCGTAGGAAAGCGCAGAAAATTGAACAGGCGGCCGACATCACGGCTTGTCCGGGCGTTTTTGCCTCCGAGCATCTCTGGTGCCC
Coding sequences within:
- a CDS encoding Fic family protein; this encodes MSNLPPRFTITHALTAGLTTIERARGFLEAATLSDEWVRRMSQRALLLEAHHTTHIEGTQLTIEQAERLWAGQTVAEAPADDAREFLNYRNAFNLVSEYLQSGEAITEGLVREIHKCLVEGVRGGEGGPGVYRNVQNYVVSSQTRAVIYTPPPPADVPPLMQELIAWLRTDTPIHPVMVAGIAQFQLVHIHPFLDGNGRTSRLLSTLCLYRTGYDFKRLFTLSEFYDRDRTRFYRALQAVRENDMDLTGWLEFFVEGLATQLAEVKLRGEFAIRRDVLVNAHRLNPRQAQAVEHVLEHGRIDIRTFEALCPESPRRTLQRDLAQMEAMGLLTREGGTNKAAYTPSGKW